From Hylaeus volcanicus isolate JK05 chromosome 2, UHH_iyHylVolc1.0_haploid, whole genome shotgun sequence, the proteins below share one genomic window:
- the LOC128885092 gene encoding uncharacterized protein LOC128885092, with product MYLLFHDNIKIFIIKTKVCRLDACRRDSAIETPKLKTWDEYRKLVQLARSCPRTITDRTPELTHITSLQKIRIDRGGYRSKPRLSAQAKRSIIKVDVQKTILIADSNCVQFRNFKLNKLYKKTVTLQNITTSPARFQMEARPYRSKFQVLIKPVKENRNIVPPGMQLQLIVLFRCDVIDEPEEMLILNVQHGKSLIIRLHGYKDPPILLGIRIRTIMLVALYLVVMIYKIYPNDGIYELIKKCNLMFTRLNWLIYLTGIDDVQEAYQSSSKDAKKSLSYASRPESLLLASHDTTNNTTESISEDDDDWDDSSRTIFRNMILDCKKAFVGEETHVAMKFKNVGGEGRFFIMSEVDWASMHIDDITDKNMLTLPTFALWPAYFRMKSQEVITFHVYFLPRCYGIHVNETVFHTSRTRRLRLLLLSYLFLSG from the exons atgTATCTTCTTTTCCAcgacaatataaaaatatttataattaaaaccAAGGTTTGTCGTTTAGATGCATGTCGCAGAGATTCAGCGATAGAAACGCCAAAACTAAAAACTTGGGACGAGTACAGAAAATTGGTACAACTAGCGCGATCATGTCCAAGAACGATAACAGATCGGACACCGGAATTAACGCACATAACCTCTCTCCAAAAAATTCGTATCGATAG GGGAGGATACAGATCGAAACCGCGTTTAAGCGCCCAGGCGAAAAGAAGTATAATAAAGGTGGATGTACAAAAAACAATACTGATCGCGGACTCTAACTGCGTACAATTTCGTAACTTCAAATTGAATAAGTTGTACAAG AAAACGGTCACGTTGCAAAACATCACCACGTCACCGGCGAGATTTCAAATGGAAGCTAGACCGTATCGCTCCAAGTTCCAAGTTCTAATAAAGCCCGTGAAGGAAAATAGGAATATCGTTCCTCCTGGTATGCAGCTGCAATTAATCGTTCTATTCCGTTGTGACGTCATAGACGAACCAGAGGAAATGCTGATACTGAATGTGCAACATGGCAAATCGCTGATCATCAGATTGCACGGATACAAGGACCCCCCTATCCTGTTGGGTATAAGAATACGAACAATAATGTTGGTTG CGTTATATTTAGTTGttatgatatataaaatatatccgAACGATGGCATCTACGAACttataaagaaatgtaatttaatgtttacaaGATTAAACTGGCTAATTTATCTAACAGGAATCGATGATGTTCAAGAAGCATATCAGAGTTCTTCGAAAGACGCGAAAAAGTCTTTGAGTTACGCATCTCGGCCAGAGTCGCTATTGTTGGCGTCGCACGACACCACGAAT AACACAACGGAAAGTATTTCCGAAGACGACGACGATTGGGACGATAGCAGTCGCACGATATTTAGGAACATGATTCTAGACTGTAAGAAAGCCTTCGTTGGAGAAGAAACTCATGTAGCCATGAAATTCAAGAACGTTGGCGGAGAGGGAAGGTTTTTCATAATGAGTGAAGTCGACTGGGCTTCGATGCACATCGAT GATATCACAGATAAGAATATGCTGACGCTACCTACCTTCGCCTTGTGGCCAGCTTACTTTAGAATGAAGTCGCAGGAAGTAATAACCTTCCACGTGTACTTCTTGCCTCGTTGTTACGGAATCCATGTAAATGAAACAGTGTTTCACACCTCTCGCACAAGACGTTTACGACTTCTTTTATTATCGTATCTGTTCTTATCAGGTTGA
- the LOC128872293 gene encoding uncharacterized protein LOC128872293 — protein sequence MHYRWEKRTMQVDEAKINELNDFPLELLRISPNHGILYPFNAHYFNVTARCNNLLPNRYSAILQLYVEDIPLAAIPKKLQLHTKECGKKRRNCLISVDILVADVKVWVQYMMNDEWKTSESEELIESISETIPEYKYSLEDEETEWKDDTDDSEGYKSMRQLVADELFSHYDIVNLLQFKSLLWERIISMGIIRPTRTLYIGIEETYGLIVKNFSNNLLTYAWGDTNGFDVEKVKLCVCPEKGEIQAKNTQKIEITLLPLKEGLVESLFIPCFVGNSQKMIMLGIECFIQPLYVTFYLPLNNPEPLKARDTFARIEWRVDSLKAALDSAGKIKEGMKLLNRYKMRAERELKNTNLDQGDVLKDASVGPSVSDVGAENSNEQCSSSARTSEIIQMSKLAAEDSKHSEEDAAVSGHVVPFLETILPPLTQRDVIEFLGLSLRTVEKKTFVIKNETPIPSNFQLRLKNFYPVKCSCERKSKEDRIKFMYKQVYHRNKDLIEETLRRLKQPKSGVVIYVDPLNSDMGPFEAIPVNIYVFADTWGIYVDELDIDITGLPRYTLSVCVQVVDPPISLSICENTSTKTHHLKFGLVSAGMRLQPRKVLLKNTGVVPVAVDWHSFLISPEKEPMPFSIIYDIYTPFTDKLARELKASKQKSRSESHMEHHVTERVKSKIYEFDSIGVGDSVADASSTIPSASDEATMLTCT from the exons ATGCATTATCGATGGGAAAAGCGAACGATGCAAGTCGACGAAGCTAAAATAAACGAGCTCAATGATTTCCCTCTGGAGTTGCTTCGCATCAGTCCGAATCATGGAATCTTGTATCCATTTAATGCACACTATTTCAACGTAACCGCCAGATGCAACAATTTACTGCCAAATCGTTACTCGGCCATTCTACA atTGTACGTGGAAGACATACCACTCGCAGCCAttccaaaaaaactacagTTGCATACCAAGGAGTGCGGCAAGAAAAGACGTAACTGTTTAATC TCCGTAGACATTTTGGTCGCCGACGTAAAAGTTTGGGTGCAGTATATGATGAACGACGAATGGAAAAC TAGCGAATCCGAAGAATTGATCGAAAGTATATCCGAAACGATACCAGAATACAAGTACTCGCTGGAAGACGAAGAAACAGAGTGGAAGGATGACACAGACGACAGCGAAGGCTACAAGTCTATGCGTCAATTA GTCGCCGACGAATTGTTTTCTCATTACGACATCGTCAACTTGTTACAATTCAAATCTCTTCTGTGGGAACGCATAATAAGCATGGGTATCATCAGACCTACAAGAACTCTGTACATTGGCATCGAAGAAACGTACGGTTTGATCGTGAAGAATTTCTCGAACAATTTGTTGACTTACGCGTGGGGAGACACGAATGGTTTTGACGTGGAAAAGGTGAAGCTCTGCGTGTGTCccgaaaaaggagaaatacAAGCCAAGAACACACAGAAAATCGAGATTACGCTCTTGCCATTGAAAGAG GGACTCGTGGAATCCTTGTTCATCCCGTGTTTCGTTGGAAACTCTCAAAAAATGATAATGCTTGGAATCGAATGTTTCATCCAGCCGCTTTACGTTACATTCTACCTTCCATTAAACAACCCTGAACCTTTAAAGGCGAGAGACACCTTCGCTCGAATCGAATGGCGCGTGGACAGCTTGAAAGCTGCTCTCGATTCAGCGGGGAAGATCAAGGAAGGCATG AAGCTTTTGAACAGGTACAAAATGCGAGCGGAacgagaattaaaaaacacgaatCTGGATCAAGGAGACGTACTCAAAGATGCTTCTGTAGGCCCTTCGGTATCTGACGTAGGCGCTGAAAACTCAAACGAACAGTGTTCTTCTAGCGCCCGTACTTCTGAAATCATTCAA ATGAGCAAATTAGCAGCGGAAGATAGCAAGCATTCAGAAGAAGATGCCGCTGTATCTGGACACGTGGTACCTTTTCTGGAAACAATTTTACCACCTCTGACGCAACGCGATGTAATCGAATTCTTGGGCTTGTCGTTAAGAACAG TGGAGAAGAAGACTTTCGTAATAAAAAACGAGACTCCGATTCCGTCCAACTTTCAACTTCGGCTGAAAAATTTCTATCCCGTAAAATGTTCCTGCGAACGGAAGTCAAAGGAGGATCGTATCAAGTTCATGTACAAGCAAGTCTACCATCGGAACAAGGATTTAATTG AAGAAACGCTGCGTCGACTGAAACAGCCCAAATCGGGTGTTGTAATTTACGTCGATCCATTGAACTCCGACATGGGACCATTCGAGGCTATACCAGTAAATATTTACGTCTTTGCCGATACTTGGGGCATTTACGTCGACGAATTAGACATCGATATTACAGGCTTGCCCCGGTACACGTTATCGGTGTGCGTTCAAGTCGTTGATCCACCTATATCGTTGTCAATTTGCGAAAACACGTCCACGAAGACACACCATCTCAA ATTCGGACTGGTATCAGCGGGTATGCGTCTGCAGCCCAGAAAAGTATTGTTAAAGAATACTGGTGTCGTACCTGTAGCTGTCGATTGGCATTCGTTTTTGATCAGCCCTGAGAAAGAACCAATGCCCTTTAGCATTATATACGACATCTACACTCCGTTTACCGATAAATTAGCCAGAGAATTGAAAGCCAGCAAACAAAAAAGTAGAAGTGAATCGCACATGGAGCATCATGTAACGGAGAGGgtaaaatcgaaaatatacGAATTTGATTCTATTGGAGTCGGAGATAGCGTCGCAGATGCATCGAGTACAATACCAAGTGCTTCCGACGAGGCAACGATGTTGACTTGCACGTAA